In one Staphylococcus lutrae genomic region, the following are encoded:
- a CDS encoding PTS sugar transporter subunit IIA, whose amino-acid sequence MALEMLTKDKINVREKVDSWETAIKEAAQPLLNQGYFNTAYVEAMIESVYKYGPYIVVAPNIAIAHARPNGEVHKVGISLLKLREPIDFGQESHFARLIFVLSAVDNHSHIEVLQDLAKVLSDAHAVQQLLQSQHVDEMTTIIKGVE is encoded by the coding sequence ATGGCGTTAGAAATGCTGACCAAAGACAAAATCAATGTGAGAGAAAAAGTGGATTCTTGGGAGACCGCAATTAAAGAAGCAGCGCAACCACTTTTGAACCAAGGATATTTTAATACAGCTTATGTGGAAGCAATGATTGAAAGTGTGTATAAATATGGGCCTTATATTGTAGTCGCACCGAATATCGCCATTGCACATGCGAGACCGAATGGAGAAGTACACAAAGTTGGGATCAGTTTATTGAAGTTGCGCGAACCTATTGATTTTGGGCAAGAAAGTCACTTCGCACGATTAATTTTTGTGCTGAGTGCGGTCGACAATCATTCGCACATAGAAGTTTTACAGGACCTCGCAAAAGTATTGAGTGATGCGCACGCGGTCCAACAATTATTACAAAGTCAGCATGTTGATGAAATGACAACAATTATAAAGGGAGTGGAATAA
- a CDS encoding PTS ascorbate transporter subunit IIC, with amino-acid sequence MQSILDFIVDILSQPAILVALIAFIGLVVQKKPASVTTTGTIKTVLGFLVLSAGAGVVVQSLEPFGKIFQHAFGVQGVVPNNEAIISIALEKYGTTAALIMVFGMLVNILIARLSNLKFIFLTGHHTFYMAAFLAIILTVGHINGTWTVVLGAVILGLIMAVFPALAQPTMQKITGNDQVALGHFGTVSYWAAGEIGKLFKGHSKSTEEMKFPKGLSFLRESTISISLTMIILYLIASLFAGIGYVHEEISKGQNFIVFSIIQGVTFAAGVFIILTGVRLILAEIVPAFKGISEKLVPHAKPALDCPIVFPYAQNAVLIGFFVSFMTGVIGMLMMFVIGGVVILPGVVPHFFLGATSGVFGNARGGIKGAVAGSVLNGILITFLPLLFLPFLGDLGLASTTFSDTDFLVVGIIFGNIVKFLGAIGLVVGVVIVAIVAIFLQKRSTHKTNMTQ; translated from the coding sequence ATGCAATCAATACTTGACTTTATCGTAGACATATTGAGCCAGCCGGCAATACTCGTTGCACTCATTGCTTTTATTGGTTTAGTTGTACAGAAAAAGCCTGCAAGTGTGACGACTACTGGAACCATCAAAACGGTTTTAGGATTTTTAGTGTTAAGTGCTGGTGCAGGGGTCGTCGTTCAATCCTTAGAGCCGTTTGGTAAGATTTTTCAACACGCATTTGGTGTACAAGGGGTTGTTCCAAACAATGAGGCGATCATTTCAATTGCACTCGAAAAATATGGGACAACGGCGGCGCTTATTATGGTCTTTGGGATGTTAGTGAATATACTCATTGCACGATTAAGCAATCTGAAATTTATCTTTTTAACGGGTCACCATACATTTTATATGGCAGCATTTTTAGCCATTATTTTAACAGTCGGTCACATTAATGGGACTTGGACTGTGGTGTTAGGTGCAGTGATTTTAGGTTTAATTATGGCCGTATTTCCAGCATTGGCACAGCCGACAATGCAAAAAATAACGGGTAATGACCAAGTAGCGCTCGGTCATTTCGGGACGGTCAGTTACTGGGCAGCTGGTGAAATAGGGAAGCTGTTTAAAGGTCATTCTAAGTCAACAGAAGAGATGAAGTTTCCAAAAGGACTGAGCTTTTTAAGAGAAAGTACAATCAGTATTTCACTGACTATGATTATCCTTTATCTCATCGCTAGTTTGTTTGCTGGCATTGGATATGTTCATGAAGAAATCAGTAAAGGTCAAAATTTCATTGTGTTTTCTATAATTCAAGGTGTGACATTTGCGGCAGGCGTTTTTATTATTTTGACAGGAGTACGCTTGATTTTAGCAGAAATTGTTCCGGCATTTAAGGGGATATCGGAAAAATTAGTCCCCCATGCAAAACCTGCTTTAGATTGTCCGATTGTTTTTCCATATGCACAAAATGCAGTGCTTATAGGTTTCTTCGTGAGTTTTATGACAGGCGTCATTGGAATGTTGATGATGTTTGTCATTGGTGGTGTGGTCATTTTGCCAGGCGTGGTACCGCACTTCTTCTTAGGTGCGACTTCTGGAGTTTTTGGTAATGCACGTGGAGGAATCAAAGGGGCAGTGGCAGGCTCTGTACTAAATGGGATACTGATTACATTCTTGCCATTGTTATTTTTACCGTTTTTAGGAGATTTAGGTCTGGCTTCGACAACATTCTCTGATACAGATTTTTTAGTCGTTGGGATTATATTTGGTAATATTGTGAAGTTTCTAGGTGCAATCGGTTTAGTTGTAGGTGTGGTCATTGTCGCGATTGTTGCCATCTTTTTACAGAAGCGCAGTACGCACAAAACGAATATGACACAATAA
- a CDS encoding fructose bisphosphate aldolase, with product MNQVQFEKIKNGKGFIAALDQSGGSTPKALLGYGVTEDQYHNDDEMFKLVHDMRTRIVTSPSFTSDKIIGAILFEQTMDRTVEGKNTGEYLADKGIVPFLKVDKGLAEVDEGVQLMKPIPDLDLLLDRANRHNIFGTKMRSNILEFNKSGIDAVVAQQFDVARQIIAKGLVPIIEPEVNIHAAQKSDIEAYLAEVITQHLNQLGSEDYVMLKLTIPTKKNQYQSLINHPNVIRVVALSGGYSLEQANAFLKTNEGLIASFSRALINDLRVDQSDEAFDQLLGQTIDAIYDASVNKA from the coding sequence ATGAATCAAGTACAATTCGAGAAAATCAAAAATGGAAAAGGGTTTATTGCAGCACTTGACCAAAGTGGTGGCAGTACCCCTAAAGCATTACTCGGTTATGGTGTGACAGAAGACCAATACCACAACGATGATGAAATGTTCAAATTGGTCCATGATATGCGTACACGAATTGTGACATCCCCGTCATTTACTTCAGACAAAATTATTGGTGCGATTTTATTTGAACAAACAATGGATCGTACAGTAGAAGGAAAAAACACGGGTGAATATTTAGCTGATAAAGGCATTGTCCCTTTCTTGAAAGTTGACAAAGGCTTGGCAGAGGTCGATGAAGGGGTTCAACTCATGAAACCTATACCTGACCTAGATCTCCTGCTAGATCGTGCAAATCGCCATAACATCTTTGGTACCAAAATGCGTTCAAACATTTTAGAGTTTAACAAATCAGGTATTGATGCCGTCGTTGCACAGCAATTTGACGTTGCACGACAAATCATCGCAAAAGGGCTCGTACCGATTATCGAACCAGAAGTGAATATTCATGCAGCCCAAAAATCAGATATTGAAGCGTACTTGGCAGAAGTCATCACGCAACATTTAAATCAACTCGGTTCTGAAGACTACGTCATGCTCAAGTTAACAATCCCAACCAAGAAAAATCAATATCAATCATTGATTAATCATCCTAATGTGATTCGTGTTGTCGCATTGTCTGGCGGCTACAGTCTTGAACAAGCCAACGCATTTTTAAAAACAAACGAAGGATTAATCGCAAGTTTCTCTCGTGCTTTAATTAATGATTTGCGTGTCGATCAATCAGACGAAGCATTTGATCAGCTGTTAGGTCAAACGATTGACGCGATTTACGATGCATCCGTCAACAAAGCTTAA
- a CDS encoding sensor histidine kinase, producing the protein MTIRKQLIYSFIVTIITTTFLFYTLYKLMWFDGPLTILLTLCSFLSGMMTLIIGIFFTVPMIKKIERLNEKTQKIAKGQFETEKTKIHAPKEIQQLSESFDQMVDKIQEQMRLIKEEQEEKMNMVQNLAHDLKTPLASIKSYSEGLKDGIIHSEQDMQKAYSILISQSDRLSRMFDDLTDVITVNHQENEETLIHLDQLLVPIFETYSQKLHHEQRQLDVNIEQNIKPFIQDQRAIERIIMNFIDNALKFSEHGSPLAVKVFEDQNEIAISMIDQGIGIPESDIKNIFERTFRVESSRHKDTGGSGLGLYIAQTLAHQIGGRIEVDSIYGQGTTITLRFPPKR; encoded by the coding sequence ATGACGATACGTAAGCAATTAATCTATTCGTTTATCGTTACAATTATCACAACGACATTTTTATTTTATACGCTATATAAATTGATGTGGTTTGACGGGCCACTCACAATACTTTTGACACTGTGCTCGTTTCTTTCCGGTATGATGACGTTGATTATCGGTATCTTTTTCACAGTCCCCATGATAAAAAAGATAGAAAGATTAAACGAGAAAACACAGAAAATCGCAAAAGGCCAATTTGAGACAGAAAAGACGAAAATCCATGCCCCCAAAGAGATTCAGCAACTCAGTGAGTCTTTTGATCAAATGGTCGATAAAATTCAAGAGCAGATGCGCTTGATTAAAGAAGAGCAAGAAGAAAAAATGAACATGGTTCAAAACCTTGCCCATGACTTAAAAACACCTTTAGCGAGTATTAAATCTTATTCAGAAGGATTGAAAGACGGCATTATTCATAGTGAACAGGACATGCAAAAAGCCTACAGTATTTTGATTAGTCAGTCTGATCGGTTGTCTAGAATGTTTGATGACTTGACAGATGTCATCACAGTGAACCATCAGGAAAACGAAGAAACACTGATTCACTTGGATCAATTGCTCGTGCCAATCTTTGAAACGTATTCACAAAAATTGCATCACGAACAAAGGCAACTTGATGTGAATATTGAACAAAATATCAAACCTTTCATTCAAGACCAGCGTGCGATAGAGCGAATTATCATGAACTTTATCGATAACGCGCTCAAATTTTCTGAACACGGTTCGCCCTTAGCCGTGAAGGTCTTTGAAGATCAAAATGAAATCGCCATCTCCATGATTGATCAAGGTATTGGTATTCCCGAATCCGATATTAAAAATATATTCGAACGAACTTTTCGTGTGGAAAGTTCTAGACATAAAGATACAGGTGGTTCAGGTCTTGGTCTTTATATTGCACAAACTTTGGCACATCAAATTGGTGGGCGTATTGAAGTGGACAGCATATATGGCCAAGGTACGACAATCACTTTACGCTTCCCTCCAAAAAGATAG
- a CDS encoding BglG family transcription antiterminator produces MLTNRQYEILDKVIKAKGFVSIAELAKVFERTERTIQYDIEYIEWMAQTLNLHIQRSKSNGIKIDCEDMSAIQEMNKATFPEVHLTKSERHLHLLLHLFEAKQPVNSKMMARLVNVSRRTIVDDLKEIGEWLSAQDLALKYVKNKGFVIRGTENCYRKAYSLKIHEYIKTTNTLVRKTLFVEEEMPFVRQLVLHALEAHQYPLFQMAIDGLVIHILIAIQRIKKQFTFNARLDGISEITDTAAYPVALLIQEKIEQHYQFEFPPSETLFIALHLLGAKKLKIDHDDAGTKELKILIHQFVEKLSANFGIDLIKDTQLLNSLFLHLTPALNRLTYQFVQHNPIKNEIYTNYPELTEVITRYSWIFEELYQVTFTEDEIAYLTLHVASSIERLAQHKERKIKIVLLCGSGIGTSQLLKERMHKIYPEFDILDAYSLYQIDEAQLKARYVDYVVTTVPIQLKAIECIEVTPFLNKRDREKLNDVINQQREQFVAHLTQQGPALKDVLKPAHIIKVKRKMNRNEAIAASIEPLEQNKIVTEKYKDEIINKLDEFGPYMAISPHIALIHGGTRQVLNGVGMTLLYFEVGVPFQHTHFDPIKVIIGLATDGPQKHLTAMKVLSDLLMDDTIRNQLLSGDLDAFIQQLNNNA; encoded by the coding sequence TTGCTAACGAATAGACAATATGAAATTTTAGATAAAGTGATTAAAGCAAAGGGCTTTGTTTCTATTGCTGAATTAGCGAAAGTATTTGAGCGGACAGAGAGAACCATTCAATATGATATTGAATATATCGAATGGATGGCACAGACGTTAAATTTGCATATTCAAAGAAGTAAAAGTAACGGGATTAAAATTGATTGTGAAGATATGAGTGCAATTCAAGAAATGAACAAAGCAACTTTTCCAGAAGTACATTTAACTAAAAGTGAACGCCATCTTCACCTATTGTTGCATTTGTTTGAAGCGAAACAGCCTGTGAATTCTAAAATGATGGCACGTTTGGTCAATGTTTCTCGTAGAACAATTGTGGATGATCTAAAGGAGATTGGCGAGTGGTTGAGCGCACAAGACTTGGCGTTAAAGTATGTGAAGAACAAAGGTTTTGTGATTCGAGGTACAGAGAATTGCTATCGAAAAGCGTATAGTTTAAAAATACATGAATATATAAAAACGACAAATACGCTTGTAAGAAAAACCTTATTTGTTGAGGAAGAGATGCCATTCGTTAGGCAACTCGTACTTCATGCATTAGAGGCGCATCAATATCCACTTTTTCAAATGGCGATTGATGGTCTAGTGATTCATATCTTAATCGCAATTCAACGGATAAAAAAACAATTCACGTTTAATGCACGTTTGGATGGTATTTCTGAAATTACTGATACAGCTGCTTACCCTGTTGCATTATTGATTCAGGAAAAAATTGAACAGCACTATCAATTTGAATTTCCCCCGTCAGAGACCCTTTTCATCGCACTACACTTATTAGGTGCGAAAAAATTAAAAATTGATCATGACGACGCTGGAACTAAAGAGCTGAAAATATTGATTCACCAATTTGTTGAGAAATTAAGTGCTAATTTTGGAATTGATTTAATTAAAGATACACAATTACTCAACAGTTTATTTTTACATCTCACACCCGCCTTAAATCGTTTAACATACCAATTCGTTCAACATAATCCTATTAAAAATGAAATTTATACAAATTATCCGGAATTGACGGAAGTGATTACACGTTATAGCTGGATTTTTGAAGAATTGTATCAGGTCACTTTCACAGAAGATGAGATTGCCTACTTAACTTTACATGTCGCTTCTTCTATTGAAAGGTTAGCACAACATAAAGAACGAAAGATAAAAATTGTTCTTCTATGCGGTTCAGGTATTGGCACGTCACAACTTTTAAAAGAAAGAATGCACAAAATTTATCCTGAATTTGATATTTTAGATGCTTATTCATTGTATCAAATTGATGAAGCGCAGTTAAAAGCACGTTACGTGGATTATGTTGTGACAACCGTACCTATTCAATTGAAAGCGATTGAGTGTATTGAAGTGACTCCGTTTTTGAATAAGCGTGATAGAGAAAAACTCAATGATGTGATTAATCAGCAGCGGGAGCAGTTTGTCGCGCATCTGACCCAACAAGGTCCGGCGTTAAAAGACGTGTTGAAGCCTGCACATATTATCAAAGTTAAGAGGAAAATGAATCGCAATGAAGCCATCGCGGCGAGCATCGAGCCACTCGAACAGAACAAGATTGTCACTGAAAAATATAAAGATGAAATTATAAATAAATTGGATGAATTTGGTCCTTACATGGCTATAAGTCCTCATATCGCACTGATTCATGGCGGGACACGACAAGTTTTAAATGGTGTTGGTATGACGTTGCTTTATTTTGAAGTCGGTGTGCCATTTCAGCATACCCATTTTGACCCTATTAAAGTCATCATTGGATTGGCGACAGATGGACCACAAAAACATTTAACGGCGATGAAAGTATTGAGCGATTTGTTGATGGACGATACGATACGAAATCAGCTTTTGAGTGGGGATTTAGACGCATTCATCCAGCAACTGAACAATAATGCATAA
- the nrdD gene encoding anaerobic ribonucleoside-triphosphate reductase — MTKDPTIVNENANKDSETFSTMRDLTAGVVSKTYALQHLLPPHVAEAHQKGEIHFHDLDYHPFQPLTNCCLIDAKGMLANGFQIGNAQVTSPHSIQTASAQLVQIIANVSSSQYGGCTIDRVDELLSHYARFNEAKHRDVAQKFVKADQVEAYVDERVTQDIEDAIESLEYEINTLYTSNGQTPFVTLGFGLGLDTLSRKVQAAILKTRIKGLGKDRITAIFPKLVFSIKRGTNLAPTDPNYDIKQLALECAMKRMYPDILNYDKTVELLGDFKAPMGCRSFLPAWQNTKGEYENDGRCNLGVVTLNIPRIAIESAGDMTRFWSLFDERMQVLHDALVYRIARVKEAVPNNAPILYKRGAFKYRINEEDPVDTFFNQQRATISMGYIGLYEAATVFFGPNWETIPEAKAFTLDILKHMQTYQHEWTAMYDIWFSIYSTPSESLTDRFCRLDREAFGDIADITDKGYYQNSFHYDVRKDVTPFEKLDFEKDYPYLASGGYIHYCEYPKLDHNVKALETVWDYAYDRVSYLGTNIPIDRCYACGYEGDFDTTPTGYRCPECGNQDPETVDVVKRTCGYLGNPVQRPTIEGRHKEMCARVKHMKVQSS, encoded by the coding sequence ATGACAAAAGATCCGACGATAGTGAATGAAAATGCGAATAAAGATAGTGAAACTTTCTCAACAATGCGTGATCTCACAGCGGGTGTTGTTTCAAAAACGTATGCGCTACAACACTTGTTGCCTCCGCACGTCGCTGAGGCACATCAAAAAGGGGAAATCCATTTCCACGATTTAGATTATCACCCATTTCAGCCTTTAACGAACTGTTGTCTTATTGACGCAAAAGGGATGTTAGCGAATGGATTTCAAATCGGCAATGCGCAAGTGACGTCACCCCACTCCATTCAAACGGCATCTGCACAATTAGTCCAAATTATTGCGAACGTTTCAAGTAGCCAGTATGGTGGGTGTACCATTGACCGTGTTGATGAATTATTAAGCCATTATGCGCGCTTTAATGAAGCGAAACACCGTGATGTCGCGCAAAAATTTGTCAAAGCCGATCAAGTAGAAGCGTATGTTGACGAACGTGTGACACAAGATATAGAAGATGCGATTGAAAGTTTAGAGTATGAAATCAATACACTGTATACTTCAAATGGGCAGACCCCTTTTGTCACGCTAGGTTTTGGACTTGGATTAGATACGCTCAGTCGCAAAGTACAAGCGGCAATTTTAAAAACGCGAATTAAAGGCCTCGGTAAAGACAGGATTACAGCCATTTTTCCAAAGTTGGTATTCTCGATTAAGAGAGGGACGAATCTTGCACCGACTGATCCAAACTATGATATTAAACAGTTAGCATTAGAATGCGCGATGAAGCGAATGTATCCAGATATCCTCAATTATGATAAGACAGTCGAATTACTTGGAGATTTTAAGGCGCCTATGGGATGTCGCTCTTTTTTACCTGCTTGGCAAAATACGAAAGGCGAATATGAAAATGATGGCCGTTGTAATTTAGGTGTCGTGACTTTGAACATTCCGCGTATTGCGATTGAATCTGCTGGAGATATGACCCGCTTTTGGTCCTTATTTGATGAACGGATGCAAGTCCTTCATGATGCGCTTGTTTATCGAATTGCACGAGTGAAAGAAGCGGTGCCGAACAATGCACCAATTTTATATAAGCGGGGTGCTTTTAAATATCGGATAAACGAAGAAGACCCTGTAGATACTTTTTTCAATCAGCAAAGGGCGACCATTTCTATGGGGTATATTGGTTTGTACGAAGCGGCCACAGTCTTTTTTGGACCGAATTGGGAGACGATTCCAGAAGCAAAGGCGTTTACGTTGGATATATTAAAACATATGCAGACGTATCAACATGAATGGACAGCGATGTATGATATTTGGTTCAGTATCTATAGTACACCGAGTGAATCATTGACTGATCGATTTTGTCGTCTAGACCGAGAAGCGTTTGGAGACATTGCAGATATTACGGACAAAGGTTATTATCAAAATTCATTTCATTATGATGTTCGTAAAGATGTAACGCCATTTGAAAAGTTAGATTTTGAGAAAGATTATCCGTACCTTGCGAGTGGGGGTTATATTCATTATTGTGAATATCCGAAGTTAGATCACAATGTCAAGGCCCTTGAGACGGTTTGGGATTATGCGTATGACCGTGTGAGTTACTTAGGAACGAATATTCCGATTGATCGTTGTTATGCTTGTGGTTACGAAGGTGATTTTGATACGACGCCGACCGGTTATCGTTGTCCCGAATGTGGCAATCAAGACCCTGAAACGGTAGATGTCGTTAAGCGGACATGTGGTTACCTCGGTAATCCTGTGCAACGTCCAACTATTGAAGGGCGTCATAAAGAAATGTGTGCACGTGTCAAACACATGAAGGTTCAATCCTCATGA
- a CDS encoding CoA-acylating methylmalonate-semialdehyde dehydrogenase, producing the protein MAELLKNYIGGKWIESKSEEKIEVVNPATKEVIAYVPVSTREELDEAAEIAQEAFMKWKDVPVPKRARILFKFQQLLIKNKALLADIITKENGKNTQEALGEVQRGIENVEFACAAPTLMMGDALSSIATNIEGTSYRYPVGVVGGITPFNFPMMVPCWMFPMAIALGNTFIIKPSEKTPLLVNQIVTLLEEAGLPKGVFNVVHGTVDVVNGICENTHIKAISFVGSKTVGEIVYKKGTSHLKRVQCLTGAKNHTIILNDADLDQAVKDVIGAAFGSAGERCMAAAVVAVQEGVYESFKEKLVQAAQDIVIGNGIEDNVFLGPVIREENRERTLKYVDIGVEEGATLVLDGRDNNKTEGYFVKPTIFENVTTQMTIWKDEIFAPVLSLVKVASLEEAIQLANQSEFANGACLFTDSASSIRYFRENIDAGMLGINLGVPAPMAIFPFSGWKSSFFGSLHCNGKDSVEFYTHRKVVTARQGQPRF; encoded by the coding sequence ATGGCTGAACTTTTGAAAAATTATATTGGTGGAAAATGGATTGAATCCAAGTCAGAAGAAAAAATTGAAGTTGTCAATCCAGCAACAAAAGAAGTGATCGCTTATGTCCCCGTTTCAACACGTGAAGAATTAGATGAAGCAGCTGAAATTGCACAAGAAGCATTTATGAAATGGAAAGATGTTCCAGTTCCAAAAAGAGCGCGTATTTTATTTAAATTTCAACAGTTATTGATTAAGAACAAAGCATTGCTTGCTGACATTATTACTAAAGAAAATGGTAAAAATACACAAGAAGCTTTAGGAGAAGTACAGCGTGGTATCGAAAACGTTGAATTTGCTTGTGCGGCACCAACATTAATGATGGGAGATGCGTTATCCAGCATCGCAACGAATATAGAAGGAACAAGCTATCGTTATCCTGTTGGGGTCGTTGGAGGGATTACGCCTTTTAATTTTCCAATGATGGTCCCATGTTGGATGTTTCCGATGGCGATTGCATTAGGAAACACATTTATCATTAAACCTTCTGAAAAGACGCCACTATTAGTCAATCAGATTGTTACGCTTTTGGAGGAAGCAGGATTACCTAAAGGTGTATTTAACGTTGTGCATGGCACAGTAGATGTTGTGAACGGAATTTGTGAAAATACGCATATTAAAGCCATCTCATTCGTGGGTTCTAAAACAGTTGGAGAAATTGTTTATAAAAAAGGGACAAGTCATTTAAAAAGGGTGCAATGTTTAACAGGGGCGAAAAACCATACGATTATTTTAAATGATGCGGATCTTGATCAGGCGGTTAAAGATGTCATCGGGGCTGCGTTTGGTTCAGCTGGAGAAAGGTGTATGGCAGCGGCAGTCGTTGCGGTACAAGAAGGTGTGTATGAATCATTTAAAGAAAAATTAGTACAGGCAGCACAAGATATTGTGATTGGTAATGGTATTGAAGATAATGTTTTTCTCGGTCCGGTCATTCGTGAAGAAAATAGAGAAAGAACTTTGAAATATGTCGATATCGGTGTAGAAGAAGGGGCAACACTTGTTTTAGATGGTCGTGACAACAATAAAACGGAAGGTTATTTTGTCAAACCAACGATTTTTGAAAATGTGACGACACAGATGACAATTTGGAAAGATGAAATTTTTGCGCCTGTCTTATCATTAGTGAAAGTGGCCTCTTTAGAAGAAGCAATCCAACTTGCGAATCAATCAGAATTTGCAAACGGTGCTTGTTTATTTACAGACAGTGCTTCGTCAATAAGATATTTTAGGGAGAACATTGATGCCGGCATGTTAGGTATTAATTTAGGTGTTCCAGCCCCTATGGCTATTTTTCCTTTCTCTGGATGGAAGTCATCTTTCTTCGGATCATTGCATTGTAATGGCAAAGACAGTGTCGAATTTTATACGCATAGAAAAGTCGTGACGGCGCGACAAGGTCAACCAAGATTTTAG
- a CDS encoding PTS sugar transporter subunit IIB: MKILVVCGHGLGSSFMVEMNVEAVLKNLDLKQSVEVDHSDIMTASPEMADLFICGRDLEENAQRLGEVLVLDNILDQQELEMKLTDKFKALKWI, from the coding sequence ATGAAAATTTTAGTTGTATGTGGTCATGGTTTAGGGAGTAGTTTTATGGTTGAAATGAATGTTGAAGCCGTTTTGAAAAATCTGGATTTGAAGCAGTCGGTTGAAGTAGATCATAGTGATATTATGACAGCGAGTCCTGAAATGGCGGATTTATTCATTTGTGGCAGAGATTTGGAAGAGAATGCACAGCGTTTAGGCGAGGTACTTGTGTTGGATAATATATTGGATCAACAAGAATTGGAAATGAAGTTAACAGATAAATTTAAAGCATTGAAATGGATTTAA
- a CDS encoding DeoR/GlpR family DNA-binding transcription regulator, protein MKAKRIFEIERFINDKTAVTLDELSQHFNVSINTIRRDINQLVHLNKVKKVYGGVKSVNTSHSSAIDFNARNIEYSEEKKHIGKLAAQKLVAGDVVYIDTGTTTMHILDYVDKSLPLTVITNSLDVINKASQFDEMDLFVIGEQFKKTTRSFIGIDAHSLLNKMNIEKAFMAATGINVTNGLSNSELEENDIKQIVMKKSKQKFICVDSSKMNKSTLLTYAPLECVCSIITNQPLPDNISEFASQHDIEVLY, encoded by the coding sequence ATGAAAGCGAAACGTATTTTTGAAATTGAACGATTTATCAATGATAAAACAGCAGTCACACTCGATGAACTGAGTCAGCACTTTAATGTTTCGATTAACACCATAAGAAGAGACATTAATCAACTTGTTCATTTAAATAAAGTTAAGAAAGTGTATGGAGGCGTTAAATCTGTCAATACGTCTCATTCAAGTGCCATTGATTTTAATGCACGTAATATCGAATACTCAGAAGAAAAAAAGCATATAGGAAAGTTGGCAGCACAAAAATTAGTTGCAGGTGATGTCGTCTATATTGATACAGGGACGACAACCATGCATATTCTCGACTATGTTGATAAGTCTTTGCCGCTTACAGTGATTACAAATAGCTTGGATGTCATTAATAAAGCCTCACAATTTGATGAAATGGATTTATTTGTTATCGGCGAGCAATTCAAAAAAACAACACGCTCATTTATCGGTATTGATGCACACTCTCTACTAAATAAAATGAACATAGAAAAAGCGTTTATGGCCGCAACAGGGATTAATGTAACCAATGGCCTTAGTAATTCTGAACTTGAAGAAAATGATATTAAACAAATCGTCATGAAAAAAAGCAAACAAAAATTTATTTGTGTGGATTCTAGTAAAATGAACAAAAGTACATTATTGACCTATGCACCACTTGAGTGCGTATGTTCCATTATTACGAACCAGCCACTACCGGATAACATCTCAGAATTTGCGAGTCAACATGACATCGAAGTCTTATATTAA
- a CDS encoding type I toxin-antitoxin system Fst family toxin — protein sequence MVEAFGHIMTTVISGCIVAMYAHWLHTRNNKKK from the coding sequence ATGGTCGAAGCTTTTGGCCATATTATGACCACTGTCATTAGTGGTTGTATTGTTGCGATGTATGCCCATTGGCTACATACACGCAATAATAAGAAAAAATAG